In Janthinobacterium sp. 67, a genomic segment contains:
- a CDS encoding DUF3224 domain-containing protein, whose translation MHVHATGSFSITMTPSAAPQRSGRTTLGKVLLDKVYAGDLVATAKGEMLSAVTDTKGAAGYVAMEAITGVLQGREGSFVAQHAGTMADGKQLLSIVIVPHSGTGQLTGISGTLAIRIENGQHFYDIDYSLPE comes from the coding sequence ATGCATGTACACGCTACGGGAAGTTTCAGCATCACCATGACGCCATCCGCGGCGCCCCAGCGCTCGGGGCGCACGACCCTGGGCAAGGTGCTGCTCGATAAAGTCTATGCCGGCGACTTGGTCGCCACGGCGAAGGGCGAGATGCTCAGTGCCGTCACCGACACCAAGGGCGCGGCCGGTTATGTTGCCATGGAAGCCATCACGGGCGTGCTGCAGGGCAGGGAAGGCAGCTTCGTGGCGCAGCATGCGGGCACCATGGCCGATGGCAAGCAGCTGCTGTCCATCGTCATCGTGCCGCATTCCGGCACGGGGCAGCTGACGGGCATCAGCGGGACGCTCGCCATCCGCATTGAAAACGGCCAGCATTTCTACGACATCGACTATTCGCTGCCGGAGTAG
- a CDS encoding helix-turn-helix domain-containing protein — MDKADSTRNVLAARGLTPKGIVDPQAAARRIRLATYPPAGALAPFIEYFWVVEWDRRGCAPETQRVLPYPNAHLVFDLGRTAIHGVVRGAFDRPLNGAGKVLGARFAPGGLRPFITQPLSSFTDATIAADALLGMPAAQAEALVLLQADDTAMVAQAQAPLLARLPQVDDAALLAARLTAAAAAHNGPASVAQLCEKMGIGERRLQRLFANYVGVPPKWVIQRYRLQEAIWRLAQPDAPDLASLAQELGFFDQAHFSRSFAELVGSTPLDYRRSQRETA; from the coding sequence TTGGATAAAGCCGACAGCACGCGCAATGTGCTCGCCGCGCGCGGGCTGACGCCCAAAGGCATCGTCGACCCGCAGGCGGCGGCGCGGCGCATACGGCTGGCGACCTATCCACCGGCTGGCGCGCTGGCGCCGTTCATCGAGTACTTCTGGGTGGTCGAATGGGACAGGCGGGGCTGCGCGCCGGAGACGCAGCGCGTACTGCCCTACCCGAACGCGCACCTGGTATTCGACCTTGGGCGCACCGCCATCCATGGCGTGGTGCGCGGCGCCTTCGACCGGCCTTTGAACGGCGCGGGCAAGGTGCTGGGCGCGCGTTTCGCGCCGGGCGGCCTGCGCCCGTTCATCACGCAGCCCCTGTCATCGTTCACCGACGCGACCATCGCCGCCGATGCCCTGCTGGGCATGCCGGCCGCACAAGCCGAAGCGCTGGTGCTGCTGCAAGCCGACGATACGGCCATGGTGGCGCAAGCACAGGCGCCGCTGCTGGCAAGGCTGCCGCAGGTCGATGACGCGGCCCTCCTGGCCGCCAGGCTGACTGCGGCGGCGGCGGCCCACAATGGCCCGGCGAGCGTGGCGCAGCTGTGCGAAAAAATGGGCATCGGCGAACGCCGGCTGCAGCGCCTGTTCGCCAACTACGTGGGCGTGCCGCCAAAATGGGTGATCCAGCGTTACCGCCTGCAGGAAGCGATCTGGCGCCTGGCGCAGCCCGATGCGCCCGACCTGGCCAGCCTGGCGCAGGAACTGGGCTTTTTTGACCAGGCCCATTTCAGCCGCAGTTTTGCGGAACTGGTGGGCAGCACGCCGCTCGACTATCGCCGCTCGCAGCGGGAGACAGCCTAG
- a CDS encoding substrate-binding domain-containing protein encodes MLPHTLMRRSAPLLAGFMLLAAGAAHAAELRVVSSGGFAQAYKNLAPAYERASGDHLVSEWGPSMGTTKNAIPARLARGEQIDVVIMVGDALDKLMQEGRLVPGSKVVLANSPIACAVRRGAAKPDISTTEGLRSAFLQAHKVAYSDSASGEYIEKQLMKKLQISEQMQGKAAKIPATPVGEIIAHGDADFGCQQRSELLPVEGIAIVGLLPPEVQQMTQFSAALVPGSKQPEAGRALLRFLASPDNAGAIEATGLEPASAPVTH; translated from the coding sequence ATGCTTCCACATACCCTGATGCGGCGATCCGCCCCCCTGCTGGCCGGCTTCATGCTGCTCGCCGCCGGCGCGGCCCACGCCGCCGAACTGCGCGTGGTCAGCTCGGGCGGTTTCGCCCAGGCCTACAAAAACCTGGCGCCCGCCTACGAACGCGCCAGCGGCGACCATCTGGTCTCCGAATGGGGACCATCGATGGGCACGACAAAAAATGCGATTCCCGCGCGCCTGGCACGCGGCGAGCAGATCGACGTCGTCATCATGGTGGGCGACGCGCTCGACAAGCTGATGCAGGAAGGCCGTTTGGTCCCCGGCAGCAAGGTGGTGCTGGCCAATTCGCCGATTGCCTGCGCTGTGCGGCGCGGCGCGGCCAAGCCCGACATCAGCACCACCGAAGGCTTGCGCAGCGCTTTCCTGCAGGCGCACAAGGTGGCCTATTCGGACAGCGCCAGCGGCGAATACATCGAGAAGCAGCTGATGAAGAAACTGCAGATTTCGGAACAGATGCAGGGCAAGGCGGCAAAGATCCCCGCCACTCCCGTCGGTGAAATCATCGCGCACGGCGACGCCGATTTCGGCTGCCAGCAGCGCAGCGAACTGCTGCCGGTCGAGGGCATCGCCATCGTCGGCCTGCTGCCGCCGGAAGTGCAGCAGATGACGCAGTTTTCGGCCGCCCTGGTCCCGGGCAGCAAGCAGCCGGAGGCCGGCCGCGCCCTGCTGCGCTTCCTCGCCTCCCCCGACAACGCCGGCGCGATCGAAGCGACCGGGCTGGAACCGGCGTCGGCGCCGGTCACGCACTAG
- a CDS encoding LysR family transcriptional regulator, which translates to MQRINYELHDLQAFVAVAERNSFRQAAADLFLSQPALSRRIEKLEDALGVKLFERTTRRVQLTNVGQVFLVNVRDALNGLEDAVLGVADLAAHRTGTVTFACVPSAVWHFLPDVLKRFSAQFPKIRVRVHDESAQDVLNLVLTGEADFGICFTGAENPEIHFQPIYVETYVLAMRNDHRLARRKKLSWKDTVDERYISVAKSSGNRSVLDAALAGVEKHPWISCEVNHVSGILALVESGLGVAAVPGLSILPERQGTVIGVPLVNPVVKRTLGLISRHQHAMPPASRTLFDMMVASIGKQGRRA; encoded by the coding sequence ATGCAGCGCATCAATTACGAACTTCACGATTTGCAGGCTTTCGTGGCCGTGGCCGAGCGCAACAGCTTTCGCCAGGCCGCGGCCGACCTGTTCCTGTCGCAGCCGGCGCTCAGCCGCCGCATCGAAAAACTGGAAGATGCGTTGGGGGTCAAGCTGTTCGAGCGCACCACCCGGCGCGTGCAGCTGACCAATGTGGGGCAGGTGTTCCTGGTGAATGTGCGCGATGCGCTCAACGGCCTCGAGGATGCCGTGCTCGGTGTCGCCGACCTGGCCGCGCACCGTACCGGAACGGTGACGTTCGCCTGCGTGCCTTCGGCCGTGTGGCACTTCCTGCCGGACGTGCTCAAGCGTTTCAGCGCGCAGTTCCCGAAAATCCGCGTGCGCGTGCATGACGAAAGCGCGCAGGACGTGCTCAATCTCGTGCTGACCGGCGAGGCGGACTTCGGCATCTGCTTTACCGGCGCGGAAAATCCGGAGATCCATTTCCAGCCCATCTATGTCGAGACCTACGTGCTGGCGATGCGCAACGATCACCGACTGGCCAGGCGCAAGAAGCTGAGCTGGAAGGATACCGTCGACGAACGCTATATCTCGGTGGCCAAGTCGAGCGGCAACCGCAGCGTGCTCGACGCGGCACTGGCCGGCGTGGAAAAGCATCCGTGGATCTCGTGCGAGGTCAACCACGTGTCAGGCATCTTGGCGCTGGTGGAGTCGGGACTGGGCGTGGCGGCGGTGCCGGGGTTGTCCATCTTGCCGGAGCGGCAAGGCACGGTGATCGGCGTGCCGCTCGTCAATCCTGTCGTGAAACGGACGCTGGGCTTGATCAGCCGGCATCAGCACGCGATGCCGCCCGCGTCACGCACCCTGTTCGACATGATGGTTGCGAGCATAGGCAAGCAGGGGCGGCGGGCATGA
- a CDS encoding porin, whose product MRHCSTFALLLAASGTSLAQSSAVFYGIADAGIRDGKGLNAANAPIAGGTTPAISSGINNTSRWGLRGQEDLGGGWQALYRLEGGLNLDTGSAAKSDKLFDRQAWVGLKTPLGSVTLGRQATLLADAIAPVDPLGIRYASFNPNVNITGLSNTAFGRHSFGQQYGSSGYADNFYRLDNMVKASASLGPVVARAAYSFGEVAGAASPLSTWGGALTYQQAGLAVSGAAMRFRNRDNLNLDAATVGAAYKVDAWQFKANLGVNRADAGAGKSIRQNVASAGVSRQLAQDLLLTTAYYKVRRSATGHVDDGFQRAFAYLEKTLSPRSTLYLESDYTLWQGDAAGVTGTRANDRHGMGLTLGLMHKF is encoded by the coding sequence ATGCGACATTGTTCCACGTTCGCGCTGTTGTTGGCGGCCAGCGGCACCAGCCTGGCCCAGAGCAGCGCGGTTTTCTATGGCATCGCGGATGCCGGCATCCGCGATGGCAAGGGCTTGAACGCCGCCAACGCCCCCATCGCCGGCGGCACCACGCCCGCCATCAGCAGCGGCATCAACAACACGAGCCGCTGGGGCTTGCGCGGCCAGGAAGACCTCGGCGGCGGCTGGCAGGCGCTGTACCGCCTCGAGGGCGGACTCAATCTGGACACGGGCAGCGCGGCCAAATCCGACAAGTTGTTCGACCGGCAGGCCTGGGTCGGGCTCAAGACGCCGCTCGGGTCCGTGACGCTGGGCCGCCAGGCGACCTTGCTGGCCGACGCCATCGCGCCGGTGGACCCGCTGGGCATCCGCTACGCCTCGTTCAATCCCAACGTCAACATCACCGGCTTGAGCAACACGGCTTTTGGCCGGCACTCGTTCGGACAGCAATACGGCAGCAGCGGCTATGCCGACAACTTCTACCGGCTCGACAACATGGTGAAAGCCAGCGCCAGCCTCGGGCCGGTGGTGGCGCGCGCCGCCTACTCGTTCGGCGAAGTGGCGGGCGCCGCGTCGCCATTGTCGACCTGGGGCGGCGCCCTCACGTACCAGCAGGCTGGCCTGGCCGTCTCCGGGGCGGCGATGCGCTTTCGCAACCGCGACAACCTCAATCTCGACGCCGCCACCGTGGGTGCCGCCTACAAGGTGGACGCCTGGCAGTTCAAGGCCAATCTGGGCGTCAACCGCGCCGACGCGGGCGCCGGCAAATCCATCCGCCAAAACGTGGCATCGGCCGGCGTGAGCCGGCAATTGGCGCAGGACCTGCTGCTCACGACCGCCTATTACAAGGTGCGCCGCAGCGCCACGGGCCACGTCGATGACGGCTTCCAGCGCGCTTTCGCCTACCTGGAAAAAACGCTGTCGCCGCGCTCCACCCTGTACCTCGAATCGGACTACACCCTGTGGCAAGGCGATGCGGCCGGCGTCACCGGCACGCGGGCCAACGACCGTCACGGCATGGGCTTGACGCTCGGCCTCATGCACAAATTTTAA